A segment of the Tachysurus vachellii isolate PV-2020 chromosome 18, HZAU_Pvac_v1, whole genome shotgun sequence genome:
AACTCTTAAGCAAATACACAAGTCACTGCCCAGGGTCAATAGGGCTATAGGCTAGCTAAGGagcatattaatatattaatcagtgaagtttttattaattaactttAAACTTTTCATGAACTGTCAGTGAGTTGACATAATCACCATAAACGTATATatttgtgcatatatatatatatatatatatatatatatatatatatatatatatgtgtgtgtgtgtgtgtgtgtgtgtgtgtgtgtgtgtgtgtgtgtgtgtgtgtgtatgtgtgtgtatgtgtgtgtatatatatatatatatatatatatatatatatatatatatatatatatatatatatatatagttacacTGTATCTTTGAATTATTCAGACAACAAGGTATATAAACGTTTACTAAACAGTTAGTTTAACAGGTATTATTTATGACACCATTATTCGCTGGGCATCAATTAATAAAATGCGAGACTGTGATAGCGCGCATGCTCATTAACGGATGTGATATAAGGAACAATAAAAAATGCCTCAATTTTAGTTTCTATGTATTTTCAACAAGCCATATATAACATGCTAAATATAACCATGGAAATGTAAGTTTCAGCAGTTTTTAGTGTTCTTCATGAAGAGCAGTGCTATAGAAGAGCAGTATTTTACTGAAGACAtctgtacaaaaataaacaaagccaatatatatgataataataaataaatactcacaGCCTTCTTGTACAATACAGGACAAAGTTGTTTGTCTTGCTGTGTTTCCTGGACAGAGCAGCGTGCAGGTTGTGTTCTGCATATGATGGGACTCCAGAAGTGCACTGAAGCTCGCACTCGTGCGGCTGCACCCAGTCTGTGACAAGTGTATTGCTGGTTTAAAGGAAAGCACATGCTGGAGACACAAGTTACACTCCAGCGTAGATTCCTGAGGATTTGCTTGACACTCAACAGATGCAACGGGTTTATTATATGAAACTCTTCGCCACCAGCACTTGACGTCTGCTCCAAATGATGCTGAAAGAGCAGTGAATGATTTAATGTGTTATAACAAAGGCTATGAGCCAACAgaaaccgcacacacacacacacacaaacgattATGCATATGATGAACCAAAGTACATACAGCATCCGGTCCTAAACCCTACACAAACCTCAAccacaacacacaaataaatgattttaatctttcagttatatatctatataaaaaatatatacatacacatcacCTAATTCTTTATACACTTTCATACACTTTCATccatgaataaatgtaataaataaaagtaattcaCTAGACATTATTTGTTCTTACACTGTGCATCACATTAatcacaataattaaaaaaataataataataaaaataaaacactttcataGTCATTTGTGAggctgtattttatttctaaacttttaaaactatagttaaaaaaaagaaaaagaaaaaaaatacacaagcaAATGCAATTCTTTAGTAAATTATAAATACAGGAATAAACCTAAATCGATTAAATGGagcaatttaaaagtttacataaaagatcattaataaataataattaaaaaaaaagatgagtttCTATTACGTTATTAAATggctataataaatatataaagttatataaaatattctatatattttgtataaagtTGTATACAAAGttagatatataaaatatataagttaCTAAAAGAATAACTTCTATACAGTGTAGTAAAGTTAAGAAATACTAGTAATAGATCTCTAAAGACAACATTGCAGCATAACGCAATATGGGAAACACCCGGATATCAATGGCGTCTATTTATaataactattaaaaaaacaaacaaacaaacaaaaaacttctCACCTTGAGAAGAGAGCAAGGTGATGTGTAgtgtaatgaggtgtaacaTTAGGGCTCCGTTACTCCACACTGCCATCATCACTCCCAGCACTACTGTTACTCCATCACTCTATTAGTCCTGAACTCATTCTGAGTTTAACATTAAACCCAACACTCAACTGCTAAAAGTTCACTTATTTATCAAAACCACATTCTTTTGGAAATTACATTCTCGTTGTACCTGAAAAGAACAGTCGCTatacaggtttaaaaaaaaaaaaaaaaaaaaaaaagtttcttatcTGAATGACTTAGTCAGGATTTAATTCCCAGCGCCGCGCAACTCAAAGCGCCTTCCTCTTGTCTACACATGTTTACACACGCTTATTTTGGCCAGTACCATGTGAACACAGTTCCGGGGGACGTCTACTCTGGTTATTTGAATCAAATGTATCGGTTTGCACCGTTACTAAATTATAACCTTTTCACGAGTCTTTGTACGTTCTGTTTTCAACtcatataatgaaataaaatgagaaaaatgcgatatgtacttttttttaaagattatatgTAGCACGTGAAACCCAAACCAAGTTCTCTGACACGCTGAGGTTTCCTTTAAGGACTCCGCCTTTTACAGTTACGGAAATTGACGTGTATTTGTCTTACCTCACGTTTATAAACAGCGTCAGacgtaaaaaacaaaaaaacaaaacagcgtCAGATATCGTGTCACCTTCTAGATAAATAATACCTGTGTGACTGCGTGTTTGGATGGATATCTCATGAATGCTCTTAAAGTTAAAGAAAATGATGCAACACGGTGTTTGTTCAATACATAactttaatcaataaaaaacaataaaatgtaactgaatattttttgtaaCATGTTTGTTGACAAGCAGAAGTAGACTGATAAACTGATACAGGTAAATATTTTAGGGAAAATTGTTATTTTGGGTGATCAAGATCATGGGCATATTCCCAAGgaacaattatacacacacacactcacacacacacacacacacacacacacacacacacacacactcactcactcactcacacacacacacacacacacacactcactcactcactcacacacacacacacgcacgcacgcacacactcacaaacacacacacacacacacactcacagtcacacacacacacacgagctaTTAATGACAGGTCTCAGCAAAGGGAGCTGATCTCACTCTTGCTGCAACCCCATTTGCAGCAGGCGTTAGAAAGTCCTACTACCACATCTCTGCCCTTCCTGCTGGAGGTGCGCAGGGCTTCCAGGACTTCATCGGAGATGATAGATCGGGCAGGTTGACTGAACGCAGAGACCTCCTGCTGTCCTCTGACCATTTCAAAAGGGACAGGCTCATTGTCACCCTGGAGGGAGAATTTTTGGGGAGAGGGCAGTACCAAGCCTTGTGCAGAATCTCTGATATCTGAGCCAAACAAGTCTACACTCAGGTCATCTGCAGACAAAGAATTGGTTAGAATCAGCACAagttttaacacatttattattaatcagaGGGGCTTTACCAGTTATGTTAATTTGACCTAACTGGTTTTATGTCTTAAATTGAAAATGATAATATTCTAattgtcacatcaacaccctggtgaagaaggccggcagcatctgtaccatctgagacgcttaagggacttctgtgacactttaactctggactcgttatacactataaacactatttacacaccatactgcacctggactttaaggacaatctttaaaaaccatacacatttatgtatatgtatatttatgtatatgtatggacattatttttccaattatattttaatattttatatagtttttatacagtttatacttttttatttatctatctcctattggttttggtttatttttttatcctaaattgcattcctttttttatgcttatataccagacagatgcaaaaagcatttcactgcatgttgtaccctgtatgtatgtgtatgtaacaaataaaatttgatttgaatttgatttgatattaATCACGTTTTGGGATATCACATCAGATACAGTGCCCAATTCCAGTAAAGCACTAAGCACAGTGGAAACCAAGCTTAAAGATGATTCAGTTCACCTTTGAAGGTTTTATCAGATGTGTTAAACTTTACTGGATTTTTGGCTTGTTTATATAACATGATTAATAAGTGAACTTAGACtggatttaaatgtgtgtgtaacttgTGCAAATGCCTTCTGATTCAGAATGAAAGAGGATGTAAGACTAGTTGAAGTGTCATGTCGCAGGATAAATGGAACTGGTACACATGATATTCcgtattgaaaaaaaatatgaaaaaagatgtttttctCATGAACTCCTCATGGCCAATATGCCTAATACAGCAGTGAACTGAATTTTCTGCTCTGAGTAGTAATATTGTACATAACGATGCATGTATAGTGAAGTGTTTACCTGTGCTCATGATGGAGCGTCTCCAGCGTGAACCTCCACAGGTGAAGATGACTGCACGGATAAATTCACGACCACACAGTTTCACCCCATATGAAGGCCCGTCATATGCCCTCACTCCAGTCAATAGCAGACACACAGCCAATACTGCAGTTTTCCACATCATGGACTAGAGAATGTGAGAAGTTAAGGTTTAGAAATAAGTCTGTTATCAAATGCTGGTTGCTGTAGCTTTTTCCTGGGAGAAGAGTCTTTTGATTGCCAAAAATCCCAGATCTCCTTTATAAAGGAGTGTGACAGATACACaagtatacacacacccacatagtGTTTGTTACACTGACCAACCTGACTGAA
Coding sequences within it:
- the rln3a gene encoding relaxin-3a, with the protein product MMWKTAVLAVCLLLTGVRAYDGPSYGVKLCGREFIRAVIFTCGGSRWRRSIMSTDDLSVDLFGSDIRDSAQGLVLPSPQKFSLQGDNEPVPFEMVRGQQEVSAFSQPARSIISDEVLEALRTSSRKGRDVVVGLSNACCKWGCSKSEISSLC